GGGGACGGGATCCGGGAGGGGACTGACGTGGAGTGGTGGTGGGTGGCGGCCGCCGTGCTGCTGGGCGGGGCCGGGGTGGTGGCCGCGGGCTTCCGGCAGGCCGCCGACTCGCCGCGGCGGCTGTCGGGGCGCTCGCAGCGCGCGGCGCGCGGCCTTTCCGTGGTGCTGATCGGCGTCGCGGTGTTCTTCGGGCTGCTGGTGGCGGTGGGCAAGTTCCTCCTCACGACGGGGAACGGCGGGCTCTGAGCGCCGCCAGCATCCGCTGCTGGTGCCGGTGGCCGACCGTCTCGTAGCCGACGACGGTGACGCACGGGGCGAATATCACGACGAGCAGGCACACCGCGACCGGTGTCCCGGTGAGGGAGAGCAGCACGGCCGCGCCCAGCACGGCGAGCGTGAGCGAGATCAGCAGCGCGTGGAAGCGGTCCCTGGCGGACAGCAGCAGGGTGTGCAGCGCGTAGACGACGAGCAGGAACAGGCCGACGGGCAGCGCGACGGAGAGCACCACGGCCGTCTCGCCGATCGCGGCGTGGTGCTCCAGGTACAGCCCGGCCACGTGCAGCCCGGCGCCGGCGCCCGCGATGCCGGCGAAGACGGGGATGTGCCCGTACCCGAAGAGGTACCCGCGGGCGCGCCGGTGCACCAGGATGTCGCCGAAGGGCGTGGTGAAGTACACCCACCACATGCCGAAGGTGAGCCCGGCGCCGGCGACGACGACGGCCACGGCGTTCGCGGTCCACTCGGTGCCGTCCGGACCGCCGAGGAGGCCGCCGGAGGAGGCGACGGTGCCGACGACGCCCTCGCCGAGGGTGATGATGGCGAAGAGGCTGTAGCGCTCGGCGACGTGGTGCGGGTGCCACGGCGTCCCGCCCGCACCGCCCTGGGTGAACACCGGCAGCAGCAGCTCCAGCGGGGTGACGGCCCGGCCGTGCTCCCCGGGGTCGCGGCCCGTCATCGGTACCCGGCCGTGTGCCATCCGCCCGCCGCCCGCGGCGGCTGCGGAGTCGGTCATGGCGCGACGATGCCCCATGGGAAGGCGCTCGCCGCGGGGACTCGCGCGGGGTGCCGTGGGGGCGTACGCCCGCTGCCGTACGGACCGCGCGGCGCACCCGGAGCCCGCGGCGAACCCGTCCCGCGGGCAACGCGACACTCCGCGGGCACCATTGACACCGCCCCGAGCCCCGCTAGCCTCGATTCACGACCGCACGTGACAACGATGTCAGGCGCGTCGGGGGGCGCGTCCAACCGCGAAGGGGCAGCATCGATGGGCACCGCCGCACACCACCGCACCCCTCTCTCCCGCCGCCGGCTGCTGGCAGCCGCCGCCGCGACGTCCGCCGCAGGCGCCGGCGCCCTGGCGCAGGCCGCGCCCGCGCGGGCCCTGCCGGGACCCGCCGCGCACCCCGCGGCCGCCGTGCGCGTACCCGCGGGGCCGCAGGCCGCGCGCGAGATCCGCGCCGAGTTCCTGCACGCCTGGAACGGCTACCGCGCCGCCGCCTGGGGCCACGACGAGGTACGGCCCGTCTCCGGCACCTGGAACGAGTTCTTCGCCGCGGGCCACCCCGTGGGCCTGTCCGTGATCGAGGCGCTGGACACCCTGTACGTGATGGAGCTGGACGACGACCTGACGGAGGCCGCCGACTGGCTGGAGCAGAACCTCGACTTCGACATCGACGCCGACTTCCACGTCTTCGAGGCCATCATCCGCGTCGTCGGCGGGCTGCTCGCCGGCCATCTCGTCACCGGCCGGCGGTCGCTGCTCGACCTCTGCGTCGACTTCACCGACCGGCTGCTGCCGGCGTTCACCAAGTCGCCCACCGGCATGCCGTACACCCGCGCCAACCTGCGCACCGGCGAGGTGCACGGCACCACCCCGCCGCTCGCCGAGATCGGCACGAACATCCTGGAGTTCGGGATGCTCTCGAAGCTCACGGGCGACGGCAAGTACTACGAGGCGGCCAAGCGCGCCTACCGCGCCGTGCTGGACCGGCGCTCCTCGCTCGACCTCCTCGGCACCCGGCTCGACGTCGAGACCGGCCGCTGGACCGACCCGACCGACCAGGGCCCCAACCCGCCCGTCGACTCCTTCTACGAGTACCTCTGGGGCGCCTGGGAGCTGTTCGGGGACCGGGACTGCCTGCGCTGGTGGCGGCTGCTCAACGGCGCCATGACCGAGCACCTGGTGGAGGAGTGGGACGGCCATGTCTGGTACCGCCAGGTCGACTTCGCCACCGGCGAGACCAGCGGGCGCCGCCAGTCCGAGCTGGCGTCGTTCTGGGGCGGCCTGGTCGCCAAGGGCGGCGACCGGAGCCTGGGCGAGCGCTACCACCGCTCGTGGGAGTCGGTCCTGCAGCGCTGGCCCGTGCTGCCCGAGGAGATCGACTACGGCACCATGACCCCGACCTCGCGCGGCAACCAGTTCCGGCCCGAGTACGTCAACGGCGCCTTCGACCTGTACTGGCTGACGAAGGACGACTTCTACCGCCGCACCGCGTGGCAGTACTTCGAGGGTATGAAGGCCCACGCCCGGGTCCCCGGCGGCTACACGATCCTGGAGGACGTGACGACCTCCCCGATGCGCCAGGGCGACCTGTTCCCCGCCTACGCCTTCGCGGAGAACTTCAAGTACCTGTACCTGATGTTCGCGCGCACCCGCCGCTTCGACGGCAGCGACTACGTGCTGTCGACCGAGGGCAAGATCCTGCGCGGCCTGCCCCGCCGCCTCTGAGAGCCGCCGGGGCCCGCCCTCCCGCGGACGGGCCCCGGCGCACCCGGCGGGGCGTCAGGCGGCGTAGCCCTTCGGCGGGACGAGCGTGGCGAGCTGGTCGAAGGAGAGCCAGTAGATCTGGTTGCCGCCGAAGGACGCCGGGTCGGCGATGAGGACGGTGCGCTGGGCGTCGTCGTAGCCGATCACCGTGAAGTAGTGGTAGATCGTCTGGTCCGGCGGGTAGCCGGGCGGCTGGTTGCCGGGCGGGGCGACGATGTTCGCGACGACGGGGTAGCCGTTGTCGACGTCGAGCACGACGTCCCGCCACAGCAGGTCGCGCTGGGCCTGCGTGGGCGGGTCGTTCGGCATCTCCTTGGTCTCGTACCAGCCGGTGCCGAGGTTGGCGTTGAGCACGCCCGTGACCTGGCCGATGTGGTCGGTCCCGGCCTCGGTGGTGCCGAGCTGGGCCGCCAGCGCGCCCTGGCTGGGCGGGGCCATGCGCGCCGACAGCGCGATACGGGTGGCGGCCGGGCCGCACCAGTAGCCGGTCTCCTGGACCTGGTAGTCGACGTCCAGCGTACGGGCGGCCGCGGTCCTTTCGCCGTCGACGTGCAGCCGGGTGCCGGGGCGGTTCTGCCCGCTGACGACGGCGGTGCCCGAGGCGGTGCCGTGCTCCAGCACGGACGCCACGGTGGGGCCGGGGCCCGGTGCGGCGGTGGCCGGGGCGGCGAGCACGGCGCAGGCGGCGGTGGCCGCGAGCGCGGTGGCGATGGCGGTCGGGACGAGGCGGGAGCGCGGAGCGTGCGGAGTGCGGTGCTGACGCATCGGGTCTCCTGGAGTGGGGGGTCGTGGGGGTGTCGGGGGGGTCGGGGCGTACGGGCGCGGACGTGGCCGTACCGGATCCGGCCGCTACGCCTTGCGCAGCCGGGCGATGATGCCGTCGAGGTCCTGGCGGAAGATCTCCGGGCGGAAGACGTGCCCGCCGGGCTCCTCGCGCCACTCGTGCGGGATGCCGGCGCCGGCCAGGGCGCCG
The Streptomyces sp. CNQ-509 DNA segment above includes these coding regions:
- a CDS encoding low temperature requirement protein A, with product MTDSAAAAGGGRMAHGRVPMTGRDPGEHGRAVTPLELLLPVFTQGGAGGTPWHPHHVAERYSLFAIITLGEGVVGTVASSGGLLGGPDGTEWTANAVAVVVAGAGLTFGMWWVYFTTPFGDILVHRRARGYLFGYGHIPVFAGIAGAGAGLHVAGLYLEHHAAIGETAVVLSVALPVGLFLLVVYALHTLLLSARDRFHALLISLTLAVLGAAVLLSLTGTPVAVCLLVVIFAPCVTVVGYETVGHRHQQRMLAALRARRSPS
- a CDS encoding glycoside hydrolase family 47 protein, with amino-acid sequence MGTAAHHRTPLSRRRLLAAAAATSAAGAGALAQAAPARALPGPAAHPAAAVRVPAGPQAAREIRAEFLHAWNGYRAAAWGHDEVRPVSGTWNEFFAAGHPVGLSVIEALDTLYVMELDDDLTEAADWLEQNLDFDIDADFHVFEAIIRVVGGLLAGHLVTGRRSLLDLCVDFTDRLLPAFTKSPTGMPYTRANLRTGEVHGTTPPLAEIGTNILEFGMLSKLTGDGKYYEAAKRAYRAVLDRRSSLDLLGTRLDVETGRWTDPTDQGPNPPVDSFYEYLWGAWELFGDRDCLRWWRLLNGAMTEHLVEEWDGHVWYRQVDFATGETSGRRQSELASFWGGLVAKGGDRSLGERYHRSWESVLQRWPVLPEEIDYGTMTPTSRGNQFRPEYVNGAFDLYWLTKDDFYRRTAWQYFEGMKAHARVPGGYTILEDVTTSPMRQGDLFPAYAFAENFKYLYLMFARTRRFDGSDYVLSTEGKILRGLPRRL
- a CDS encoding C39 family peptidase: MRQHRTPHAPRSRLVPTAIATALAATAACAVLAAPATAAPGPGPTVASVLEHGTASGTAVVSGQNRPGTRLHVDGERTAAARTLDVDYQVQETGYWCGPAATRIALSARMAPPSQGALAAQLGTTEAGTDHIGQVTGVLNANLGTGWYETKEMPNDPPTQAQRDLLWRDVVLDVDNGYPVVANIVAPPGNQPPGYPPDQTIYHYFTVIGYDDAQRTVLIADPASFGGNQIYWLSFDQLATLVPPKGYAA